A stretch of the Uranotaenia lowii strain MFRU-FL chromosome 3, ASM2978415v1, whole genome shotgun sequence genome encodes the following:
- the LOC129756897 gene encoding uncharacterized protein LOC129756897, which translates to MDDALKCYFESEEVGTTTTKTELSDMDQRAMQQLKDATVLVGDRYESALLWKYDHVELPDSYPMAVSRLRCLERKMEKDPALKANVTRQILEYQQKGFCHRATRAELEAADPKRTWYLPLGAVTNPKKPGKVRLIWDAAAKVEKVSLNSVLLKGPDLLTPLPTVLFRFRQFPIAVCADIREMYHQILIREVDRNSQRFLWCDDPSQTPEIFLMDVATFGASCSPAIAQFVKNTNARRFEQQYPDAVREITEGHYVDDCATSFRNVEEAKTISWQIRYIHQRGGFDLRNFSSNSSEVLHYLGEKDTGAVKNLIPENDDTTERVLGLLWDTTQDKLKFPTTMRCDIANIIEHGLKPTKREILRCVMSLFDPLGLLSPYLIFGKILMQEIWRKGVGWDEKIDDESFELWSKWTKVLESINDIGVPRCYFTEVAQEVEIHTFTDASEAAYSCATYFRFVRPTGPAEIALVGSKTKVAPLKPWSIPRLELQGCVLGARYTRFIEEAHSLRISKRVMWSDSSTALSWINSDPRKLHRFVAFRITEILELTNRNEWRWVPTKQNPADEATKWGVGPHFNDKSIWYSGPEFLAYPEDQWPVKKIVLPPTAELRPCFAHCEIILPELQIPVERFSMWNRLLRTTAYMHRIFSKPNYSDDKRPLEILTQDELRKAERTLFKQVQWQSYPDEMVTLSKYKQNPKGQHFIDSSSSIYQLSPFLDEHGILRIDGRIAKAPKTKLDCKYPIILSKNHRVTYLLVDDYHRRFKHGNNETIVNEIRQRFHVTSIRGFVKDVVKKCQLCRVRNSRPIIPRMGPLPLARLSSGSRPFTYVGVDYFGPLQVKVGRASVKRWVALFTCLTIRAVHLEVIYSLTTEACIMGIRRFIARRGAPVEFHSDNGTNFQGAERLLREQINVGLESTFTNRNTKWCFIPPGAPHMGGAWERMVRSIKLAMSDAYNENLDDERLLTLLIEAEFIVNCRPLTYLPLGSAEQEALTPNHLLLGNSTGVHQPEARGVCDRKLLSHSWDVLQKQISSFWKRWTLEYLPTLTKRTKWFGETKNIEKGELVIIVEGSRRNNWARGRVLEVVPSPDGRIRQAIVQLASGSICRRPVSKLAVLEVQDGSGTSLGFHRGEDVAARATDSLSLDTDNLRNRKREEFKKREKE; encoded by the coding sequence GCTATTTCGAAAGTGAAGAAGtgggaacaacaacaacaaaaaccgaGTTGAGTGATATGGACCAACGTGCAATGCAGCAATTGAAAGATGCAACCGTCTTGGTGGGAGATCGCTACGAATCTGCCCTATTGTGGAAGTACGACCATGTTGAGCTTCCAGATAGCTACCCTATGGCAGTAAGTAGGTTGCGATGTCTGGAGAGAAAGATGGAAAAAGACCCTGCTCTCAAAGCAAATGTTACCCGACAAATATTGGAGTACCAACAAAAAGGATTTTGCCACCGTGCAACCCGTGCGGAACTGGAAGCTGCCGATCCAAAACGAACTTGGTACCTTCCGCTGGGGGCTGTAACCAACCCGAAAAAGCCCGGAAAAGTGCGCCTTATTTGGGATGCTGCCGCTAAAGTTGAGAAGGTGTCGCTCAATTCTGTATTACTGAAGGGACCAGATCTACTGACCCCACTCCCTACGGTACTTTTCCGATTCCGTCAATTCCCTATAGCCGTGTGTGCGGATATCAGGGAAATGTACCACCAAATACTCATCCGTGAAGTAGATCGAAATTCGCAAAGGTTCCTATGGTGCGATGATCCTAGTCAGACCCCGGAGATCTTTTTGATGGATGTGGCCACCTTTGGCGCGAGCTGTTCGCCAGCAATAGCGCAATTTGTTAAGAACACCAATGCCCGCCGGTTTGAACAACAATACCCAGACGCCGTAAGGGAGATTACCGAAGGGCATTACGTTGACGATTGCGCTACTAGCTTCCGGAATGTGGAGGAAGCAAAAACAATATCTTGGCAAATCAGATACATTCACCAGCGCGGGGGTTTCGATCTTAGAAACTTCAGTTCTAACAGTAGCGAAGTCCTTCATTATTTGGGGGAGAAAGATACAGGAGCtgtgaaaaatttgattccGGAAAACGATGACACAACTGAGCGTGTCTTGGGCTTACTGTGGGACACGACTCAAGATAAACTCAAGTTTCCTACAACGATGCGTTGTGACATAGCAAACATTATTGAACACGGACTGAAACCAACCAAGCGAGAAATTTTAAGATGTGTCATGTCACTTTTCGATCCCCTTGGATTATTATCCCCCTACTTGATCTTCGGCAAAATATTGATGCAGGAAATTTGGCGGAAAGGCGTCGGCTGGGATGAAAAGATCGACGACGAATCATTCGAGTTGTGGAGCAAGTGGACGAAGGTACTGGAAAGTATTAACGACATCGGAGTTCCTCGGTGCTATTTTACAGAGGTTGCGCAAGAGGTAGAAATTCATACATTCACGGACGCAAGTGAAGCGGCATACTCGTGCGCCACATATTTCCGCTTTGTAAGACCAACCGGTCCAGCCGAAATTGCGCTAGTCGGTTCAAAGACTAAGGTAGCACCACTGAAACCTTGGTCAATTCCTCGTCTTGAGCTTCAAGGCTGCGTTCTGGGTGCTCGATACACCCGATTCATCGAAGAAGCTCATTCACTGCGCATCTCAAAACGAGTTATGTGGTCCGACTCGAGTACGGCGTTAAGTTGGATAAACTCAGATCCACGGAAGCTTCATCGTTTCGTTGCATTTCGCATCACAGAAATATTGGAATTGACTAACCGAAATGAGTGGAGATGGGTTCCGACAAAGCAGAACCCAGCTGATGAAGCGACGAAATGGGGTGTTGGACCTCATTTTAACGATAAAAGCATCTGGTACAGTGGGCCCGAATTTCTTGCGTATCCAGAAGACCAGTGGcccgtaaaaaaaattgtacttcCCCCGACCGCAGAGTTACGCCCTTGTTTTGCACACTGTGAAATCATTTTGCCAGAACTACAAATCCCCGTCGAAAGGTTTTCAATGTGGAATCGTCTGTTAAGAACCACTGCATACATGCATCGTATTTTTTCCAAACCGAATTATTCAGATGATAAACGCCCATTAGAAATCCTCACGCAAGATGAATTAAGAAAGGCAGAACGAACCTTGTTCAAACAAGTACAGTGGCAGTCATACCCGGATGAAATGGTTACGTTATCAAAGTATAAACAAAATCCAAAAGGACAACACTTTATCGATAGTTCCAGCAGTATATATCAACTTTCCCCATTCCTCGATGAACACGGAATTCTCCGAATAGATGGGAGAATCGCAAAGGCGCCGAAAACTAAACTGGACTGTAAGTATCCCattattttatcgaaaaaccatCGAGTCACGTATTTGCTTGTCGATGACTATCATCGAAGATTCAAACATGGCAATAATGAAACCATAGTAAATGAAATAAGACAGCGGTTTCATGTCACCTCGATTCGAGGGTTCGTCAAGGATGTCGTGAAGAAATGCCAACTATGTAGAGTGCGGAATTCACGTCCAATAATACCTAGAATGGGGCCGCTTCCGTTAGCTCGACTGTCTTCTGGTTCCCGTCCCTTCACGTACGTAGGGGTCGATTATTTCGGGCCGCTACAGGTTAAAGTAGGAAGAGCGAGTGTTAAAAGATGGGTAGCACTTTTCACCTGCCTCACGATCAGAGCAGTACATCTTGAGGTGATCTATAGTCTGACTACGGAAGCTTGTATCATGGGAATACGTCGATTCATTGCTCGTCGCGGTGCGCCAGTGGAGTTTCATAGCGACAACGGAACGAATTTTCAAGGCGCGGAAAGATTGTTACGAGAACAGATAAACGTGGGGCTGGAGTCAACATTTACCAATAGAAATACCAAATGGTGCTTCATTCCACCAGGTGCCCCCCATATGGGCGGAGCATGGGAAAGAATGGTACGCTCTATCAAGCTTGCAATGTCGGATGCCTACAATGAAAATCTAGATGACGAACGCCTACTCACCCTCCTCATCGAAGCTGAGTTTATAGTAAACTGTCGACCGCTGACTTATTTGCCATTGGGCTCGGCGGAACAAGAAGCACTTACTCCTAACCACCTACTGCTAGGCAATTCAACAGGAGTTCATCAACCGGAAGCGCGTGGAGTCTGCGATCGTAAGTTACTGAGTCATTCGTGGGATGTACTCCAGAAACAGATAAGTTCATTCTGGAAAAGATGGACACTCGAATACCTTCCAACTCTTACAAAAAGAACGAAGTGGTTCGGGGAGacaaaaaacatcgaaaaaggAGAGCTGGTCATAATTGTTGAAGGTTCCAGACGTAACAACTGGGCCAGAGGTCGAGTACTGGAAGTGGTTCCGTCACCAGATGGACGAATTCGGCAGGCGATTGTGCAACTAGCATCCGGTAGTATATGTCGCCGCCCTGTATCGAAGTTGGCAGTGTTGGAAGTACAGGACGGAAGTGGAACCAGTCTCGGATTCCACCGGGGGGAGGATGTTGCTGCAAGGGCAACAGATTCACTGTCACTTGACACTGACAATCTGAGAAACCGGAAAAGGGAAGAGTTCAAGAAGAGGGAAAAGGAGTGA